The following coding sequences are from one Rhipicephalus microplus isolate Deutch F79 chromosome 3, USDA_Rmic, whole genome shotgun sequence window:
- the LOC119160099 gene encoding high-affinity choline transporter 1-like isoform X2, translating to MTALGGIPWQVYFQRVLSCESDFDARMLSYLSAVGCIMLAIPPAVIGAAAKSANFTAAGYHGPYYLRNKDSNRVLPNSIRYLTSGLVSIMGLIGITAAIMSSADSSMLSASSMVTKNVYQSFIRPMASDVEVSLVLRIMVFAIGSWATYLALSVESVFELWLLCSDLIYVLLFPQLICVLYFEKSNTYGSLLAFSVGVVFRWMCGEPIMNVPVTLRLPLYDEEHGQVFPFRLTCMLIGLITQLLGSYCAFLAFRSGWIPQRLDVFHCFAAAKSKPTDQSCTHVPPHHEWSGRNDASAIETAPRGHKTGAVNASSKPRKTSSSDASSNATRTSAEAKKSRKTIGEGGSSKLSRKESTQSQKDTETEDATRRAPEPTTAKSDLPANTKKSESKLEARRSSDSSKASLKKEHRSMSRVQIDWGSERRP from the exons GTGTACTTCCAGCGCGTGCTGAGCTGCGAAAGCGACTTCGACGCCCGGATGCTGTCGTATCTGTCCGCCGTGGGATGCATCATGCTCGCCATTCCGCCCGCCGTCATCGGCGCAGCGGCCAAGAGTGCGA ACTTCACGGCCGCCGGCTATCACGGGCCCTACTATCTGCGCAACAAGGACAGCAACCGGGTGCTGCCGAACTCGATCCGCTACCTGACGTCCGGCTTGGTCTCCATCATGGGCCTGATCGGAATCACGGCTGCGATCATGTCGTCGGCGGACTCTTCCATGCTCAGCGCCTCCTCCATGGTCACCAAGAACGTCTATCAGTCCTTCATTCGGCCCATG GCTTCCGATGTCGAGGTGTCCCTGGTCTTGCGAATCATGGTATTCGCCATCGGGTCTTGGGCCACCTATTTGGCGCTGTCCGTGGAGTCCGTGTTTGAGCTGTGGCTTCTCTGCTCGGACTTAATCTACGTGCTGCTCTTTCCGCAGCTCATATGCGTCCTCTACTTCGAAAAGAGCAACACGTACGGCTCCTTGCTGG CGTTCTCCGTCGGCGTGGTCTTCCGCTGGATGTGCGGCGAGCCGATCATGAACGTGCCGGTGACGCTCAGGCTGCCGCTGTACGACGAAGAGCACGGCCAGGTGTTCCCCTTTCGGCTCACCTGCATGCTGATCGGTCTCATCACGCAACTTCTGGGCTCGTACTGCGCGTTCCTGGCTTTCCGCAGCGGCTGGATACCACAGCGGCTCGACGTTTTCCACTGCTTCGCCGCGGCCAAGTCCAAGCCGACCGACCAGAGCTGCACGCACGTGCCGCCGCACCACGAGTGGAGCGGCAGGAACGACGCGAGCGCGATCGAGACCGCTCCCCGAGGCCACAAGACCGGCGCCGTCAACGCTTCGTCCAAGCCGAGGAAGACCAGCTCCAGCGACGCTTCGTCGAATGCCACGAGAACCAGCGCCGAGGCTAAGAAGTCCCGGAAGACCATCGGCGAGGGCGGTTCTTCGAAGCTCAGCCGGAAAGAAAGCACGCAATCTCAGAAAGACACCGAGACGGAAGACGCGACGCGACGAGCGCCCGAACCGACGACCGCCAAGTCGGACCTTCCGGCCAACACCAAGAAATCGGAGAGCAAACTGGAAGCGAGACGTTCGAGCGATTCGTCTAAGGCGTCTttaaagaaagagcatcgttccATGAGCCGGGTCCAGATCGACTGGGGCTCCGAACGTCGTCCCTAA